One window of Borrelia sp. P9F1 genomic DNA carries:
- the bdr gene encoding Bdr family repetitive protein, translated as MNTVERVSDYDYVRQVFLDKGFPEEVIQYVLIRNANYNYENLRIRMSALEDQMVAIRNALEKVDGKIESVRRELVVEIKESRNELNGKIDKLDEKIESKIDKSIGAAIRPLYWIFGFISTFTFGVFLALLTILFKQ; from the coding sequence ATGAATACAGTAGAACGTGTTTCCGATTATGATTATGTAAGACAAGTATTTCTAGATAAGGGTTTTCCAGAAGAGGTTATTCAGTACGTATTAATACGCAATGCTAATTATAATTATGAGAATTTACGAATTAGGATGTCTGCTCTTGAAGATCAGATGGTTGCCATTAGGAATGCACTAGAGAAGGTTGATGGGAAAATAGAAAGTGTTAGAAGAGAGCTTGTTGTAGAGATAAAAGAAAGCAGAAATGAGCTTAATGGAAAAATAGATAAACTAGACGAGAAAATAGAAAGTAAGATTGATAAGTCGATAGGAGCAGCGATAAGACCGCTTTACTGGATATTTGGGTTTATATCCACGTTTACTTTTGGTGTTTTCTTAGCATTGCTTACGATACTTTTCAAGCAGTAA